A region from the Rhodopseudomonas julia genome encodes:
- a CDS encoding NADPH-dependent FMN reductase — MRKIAVLVGSLRRASINRTLAHALEKLGKDEFTFIYPDLNLPLYNDDLWENPPASVLALKRDLAEVDGIIFATPEFNRSIPAVLKNAIDWGSRPYGESSWTGKPISVIGASPGRIGTAAAQVGLRSVLVTQNAFVMGQPEVYLAFPEGLIDGDLAVTDDTTRDFLKEYLARFGEWIDKMPKLDK; from the coding sequence ATGCGAAAGATAGCAGTTCTCGTAGGCAGCCTGAGGCGCGCCTCCATCAACCGGACCCTCGCTCATGCGCTCGAAAAGCTCGGCAAGGATGAGTTCACCTTCATTTATCCGGACCTCAACCTGCCGCTCTACAACGACGATCTGTGGGAAAATCCGCCCGCTTCCGTGCTTGCGCTGAAGCGTGATCTCGCCGAGGTGGACGGCATCATCTTCGCCACCCCGGAATTCAACCGCTCGATCCCCGCAGTTCTCAAGAACGCCATCGACTGGGGTTCGCGTCCCTACGGTGAAAGCTCCTGGACCGGCAAACCGATCTCCGTCATCGGCGCATCTCCCGGCCGGATCGGCACCGCCGCCGCACAGGTCGGTCTGCGCAGCGTCCTCGTCACCCAGAACGCCTTCGTCATGGGCCAGCCGGAGGTTTATCTCGCCTTCCCGGAAGGGCTGATCGACGGGGATCTGGCTGTCACCGACGACACCACCCGCGACTTCCTCAAGGAGTACCTTGCGCGTTTCGGCGAGTGGATCGACAAAATGCCGAAGCTCGACAAGTAG
- a CDS encoding DUF421 domain-containing protein yields MFFDSWGDLFRILIIGILAYGGLVLLLRATGKRTLSKMNAFDFIVTVALGSILATTLLSSDVSLSEGLFAFALLCLLQYAVAYASIRSADFQSLVKADPALLFFRGRFVRPMLKKERVTEEEVYAAMRAAGMAEIEAVAAVVLETDGSISVVPAENEPKGETARASTLQHVQGREDARAEAGLSD; encoded by the coding sequence ATGTTCTTCGACAGCTGGGGCGACCTCTTCCGCATCCTCATCATCGGCATCCTGGCCTATGGCGGGCTCGTCCTCCTGCTGCGGGCGACCGGCAAGCGCACTTTGTCGAAAATGAACGCCTTCGATTTCATCGTCACAGTGGCCCTCGGCTCCATATTGGCCACCACGCTTTTGTCGAGCGACGTCTCGTTGAGCGAAGGTTTGTTTGCCTTCGCTCTCCTGTGCCTTCTGCAATATGCCGTAGCCTACGCTTCGATACGCTCGGCGGATTTTCAGTCGCTGGTCAAGGCAGACCCGGCGCTCCTGTTCTTTCGCGGCCGCTTCGTCCGGCCCATGCTCAAGAAGGAGCGGGTCACGGAGGAAGAGGTTTACGCGGCCATGCGCGCAGCAGGGATGGCCGAGATCGAAGCGGTCGCGGCCGTCGTCCTAGAGACGGACGGTTCCATCAGCGTGGTTCCGGCGGAAAACGAACCGAAGGGCGAGACCGCTAGGGCTTCAACGCTGCAACATGTGCAGGGTCGAGAGGACGCGCGCGCAGAGGCAGGCCTTTCAGACTGA
- a CDS encoding winged helix-turn-helix transcriptional regulator codes for MKPQICHLPSDCRPVGEILSRIGDKWSVLVITLLGDAPLRFGELKREIGGISQKMLTATLRALERDGFVLRRDYGTMPPKVEYELTDLGRDLLVPVTALAAWARENQERVQHARRRFDDACPERAGRSV; via the coding sequence TTGAAACCGCAGATCTGTCACCTCCCCTCCGATTGCCGGCCTGTGGGCGAGATCCTGTCGCGCATCGGCGACAAATGGTCGGTGCTCGTCATCACCCTGCTGGGGGATGCGCCCTTGCGCTTCGGGGAGTTGAAGCGCGAGATCGGCGGCATCTCCCAGAAAATGCTGACGGCGACCTTGCGTGCCTTGGAGCGCGACGGCTTCGTGCTGCGCCGCGATTACGGCACGATGCCGCCGAAGGTTGAATACGAGCTCACCGATCTCGGACGCGATCTCCTCGTGCCGGTGACGGCTTTGGCAGCATGGGCGCGCGAGAACCAGGAGCGGGTGCAGCATGCCCGTCGCCGGTTCGATGACGCCTGTCCGGAGAGGGCCGGTCGCTCAGTCTGA
- a CDS encoding MFS transporter: MSVGRASEAVFVLDRAAIAAVILGVTAFSVSQGLTYPLISLIMAHQGVTDSVIGLNAGVFSLGLAVSTLAIGPLTARLAGDKIIIVGLAGCSLCLFVFGITDSLAVWFVARFVLGICVNLVFMLSEAWLNAACPDHLRGRISGLYGAGMCAGFAAGPLAIPFFGSDSSFPFAILAVYLAIVAFATAVLSRRARTRPQPSPPGALVKFVRAAPALIVMVFAFGFADIAAISVMPVYFVKTGHSEAFAAIAVTMVALPTALAQPLVGLLLDRLPRHGVALACGLVAGATFLIIPFLESEAAILAVFALMGAAEFALYTCALTLLGASYTGGLLVAGSAVFGLAYAIGSAGGSTATASAMDLFSPAGAPITAGLALFILVAMMLRLQPAR; the protein is encoded by the coding sequence ATGTCGGTCGGCAGAGCATCAGAAGCGGTGTTTGTACTCGACCGGGCCGCAATCGCTGCGGTGATCCTCGGCGTTACCGCCTTTTCGGTCTCCCAAGGCCTCACCTATCCCCTCATCTCGTTGATCATGGCCCATCAGGGCGTCACCGATAGCGTGATCGGGCTCAATGCCGGCGTCTTCAGTCTTGGCCTTGCCGTTTCCACCCTCGCCATCGGGCCTTTGACGGCGAGGCTGGCAGGCGACAAGATCATCATCGTGGGCCTTGCCGGCTGCTCCCTCTGCCTCTTCGTCTTCGGCATCACGGATTCGCTTGCCGTCTGGTTCGTCGCCCGCTTCGTGCTCGGGATCTGCGTCAATCTCGTCTTCATGCTGAGCGAAGCCTGGCTCAATGCGGCCTGCCCGGATCATCTGCGGGGACGCATCTCGGGACTTTATGGCGCCGGCATGTGTGCGGGATTTGCCGCCGGCCCCCTCGCCATTCCGTTCTTCGGCAGCGACAGCAGCTTTCCCTTCGCCATCCTTGCCGTCTATCTCGCCATCGTCGCCTTCGCGACGGCGGTTCTAAGCCGCCGCGCTCGCACAAGGCCCCAGCCTTCACCTCCCGGCGCGCTGGTCAAATTCGTGCGCGCCGCGCCGGCGCTCATCGTCATGGTCTTCGCTTTCGGCTTCGCCGACATCGCAGCAATCTCCGTGATGCCCGTCTATTTCGTGAAGACGGGCCATTCGGAGGCCTTTGCGGCGATCGCCGTGACCATGGTCGCGCTGCCGACCGCGCTCGCGCAGCCGCTCGTCGGCCTGCTTCTCGACCGCCTGCCCCGCCACGGGGTGGCGCTCGCCTGCGGCCTCGTTGCCGGCGCCACCTTCCTCATCATCCCCTTCCTGGAATCGGAAGCCGCCATCCTGGCCGTCTTCGCGCTGATGGGGGCCGCGGAATTTGCGCTTTACACCTGCGCTCTGACCCTTCTCGGCGCAAGCTATACGGGTGGCCTTCTCGTCGCCGGAAGTGCCGTCTTCGGCCTCGCCTACGCGATTGGGAGCGCGGGCGGCTCCACCGCCACAGCATCGGCAATGGACCTCTTCTCACCGGCCGGGGCACCGATCACGGCCGGGCTCGCTCTGTTTATTCTCGTTGCGATGATGTTGCGCTTGCAGCCTGCGCGCTGA